GATCCAATTCGCAGTAGATACAGCCGTACCTGTTGCAGCCACACGTCGTTGTCTGACTCACTGCCCCTCGCCCCCTTCCTCGCCACGCGGGCGCCCGGGATCGCGGGCGGCCCGGCTCTCCGCTCGTAACCGCCTGATCTCAACCAGGAGATCGGGAACGTCCTGCATGCAGACCTGAAAGGCGATGGCCATCTGCTGCTGGCGATTCGCGAGCCCTTTGGTGACAGTTCGTGCCCGAACCTCGATCGCCACGAGATCGTCGCCGGTGAGCTTTGGCCTAACGCGCCCGCTCCCCCGCGTCATGGTGTCGACCCTGGGCGGCGGCGCTCGTCCAGTAACTCAACCTGAACCGGCTTGCCAGCCCGACGTGCAATCCTGACCGTCATCCACGTCCCCGATCGCCGAGAGCGCGGGTCGTCCTCGGATGCTTCGGGGATGGTGATCAGGCGGTCGCTCAGCTCCACGATCCGCTCATTCCGTGCCCGGTAGTCGGTGCCTGGCGGCATCTCCTCGAAGATGTCGCAGTGCTGCCTCCAGAAGCGCCCCACGCGGCTCCGATCGGCCGGCAGGACCGTGTGTACCTTCAGTCCGCGCTGGTGAGCGGCAACGGCCACGAGCATGTCCACGCCGATGCAGCCGCCAGTGACCACTGTGCAATCAGGCGGTAGGTCGCTCACGATGTCAGCGATCCGCCCAGCATCGCGGTGACCGGCTGAGCGGGTGCCGCTGAAGCCGACCGTCTCGCTCATTCTTCCGACTCCTGATCGGATACTCCTGACGAGGCGCCTCGGTAGTGCTCCAGGCCAGCCCGAAGCAAACGGATGATGGTCCGGTTGAGTGGTCGGTCCTCTTCCTCAGTCAGTTGCTTGATCTCGGCGTGGAGATCGTCGGGGAGTCTAACTTGTAGTGCCACGATCCTTCTCGGCATGCGCGTAGTGTAGGTCAGGTTCACCTGAACTTGCGCACCTGCACTTGAATAGTAGCATATGCACCTAAACTATGCTATACTTCAGGCATGAAGAAAGCCCCCACGAGTCATCACCTCGTGAGGGCCAACCAAACGGAGGTAACCCGAATGGCGTCAGCAGTCTACCAGCCATCGGCAAGTCAGTGGGCATCGGCAACCGTGCACCTGGAGAACCGCGACGAGTGGCGGTATTTCCGGAAGTGCGGCGTGCGATACGTGGCGATCATCTCAGGCCGCAGCAGTCGCTTTTACGTGGTCCGCGCTGACGCCGGCGGGTGCTCTTGTCCGTGGGGGCAGAGCCCGTGGTCTTTCGGCAAGCCGTGCAGCCATCGTATCGCCGTCGAGCTTGCGGCGCTGGAGGCTGACTTGATCGAGTCGCGCAAGCAAGCTCCGAAAGCGCGGCCGACCATCGAAGAGTTGTGGCCAAGTTGCTGGACGGACGGGTGTGACAACGATCCCGCGCCCCACTCCGGTGGCTGCCACGAGCACATGAATTCGGAGGCGTTCTGATGGGTCACTCACCGGCGACACCGCAACTCGATCGAGCGCTCGCGGTCAGGGACGTGTCTGAGCAGATTGGCCAGTTCGTCATGGAGCACCTGGCCGCGCAAGGAATCGTCCTGGCCCGCTGGATGTGGGAGCAGTTGCCCTGCACGAAGACCTGGGGCCAGAAGGCTGACGGCACCTACGTCGAGATCAAACCCTTCAGCAGGTACGCGGTGGACGCCAATGGCGAGATTGGCCGCGCGCGCTATGACGAGGTCGAGATCGACGTATTCGAGTGCCCCTGCCCGATGCAGGCTCGGGAGGGAGGTAGGCCGGAACACACCTACCAGCACGCGCGATGGTCGCTCATCCAATTTTACAAGTCTGACTCGTGGATCAACGACGAGTTAGCTCGGTTCTTTGGACTCGATCCATCCGAGATGGAACGAGAACGAAAGGCCCTGCTGGCAAGTCTGAGTCAGCATAACTGACCCCCCGCCCAGGCCGCACCGGCGGCCGTTCAGCCTGGAGGATGGCATGGAGGAAGCGAACGACTGTCCTTTCAACTGTGACGGGTCAGGGCGCTGCTTGATAGCGGCACATCGCCAGGAAGAGCCTTACCGCCAGCCGACTCCGAGCGACCCTAACGGACAACTGCGCCACTGGCGACGGAAGGGAGACGGCATCAGTATGACTGGCAAGCGAAGAGCGACGATAAACGACTGACCCCGCGCGCCGTGGCCGCCCGGCAATGGGCAGGGCGGAGAGGCCGAAGTAATCCCCCTTAGCTGAAACAGTAAGGAGAGGATCGTGAGGGTCGAGGCGTCCACCCCGATAGCGGAGTACAGCTTGGAGCAGACGGCCGAGGACACCATCGTCATGATTCAGCGCAGATACGGGCCGGAGTACCCCGGGGTTGATCTGGTGGAGCATATGACGAGAGCTGAGGCCAACAGCTTCCTGTTCAACCTGAGCGGCTACATCGACAAGGTCGAGTTCTGAGCGCCCGCCGCCCTGGCGGGCCGGCGGTGTGAGGAGAGGGAGAGAAGACGATGCCGGCACTAACACGGATCACAGCAACGGTCGTGATCGACGTCGTGATTCAGGGCGACGAAGAACTCGACAACATCTGCGAAGACATTCACCAGCAGCTCAGCATGGTGATGGTTGACAACGACTGGACGGGGTCGGTTGAGTTGTCGTGGGAGCACACCGCCCCTGCGAACAACATCGTGCCGATTCGCTGACTGACGCCCCGCGCGCGGGCACCCTTGGGAGGTTGACGGTGAGCGATTCAGAAGAGCAAGCAATGAACGAGGCCTGGATGGCGAGCAAGATCCTCGCGGGCCTCACTGACGAACGTCAGGCGTGGCGGGAAGGACTGGCGTTTCGTGAGGGCTGGCTGGCCAATGCCGCCCTCTCGGCGGCCCAGTGCCAGCCCGAGGCGGGAGAGGCTGAGCGGCTCAGGAAGGCGCTGGGGAAGATCGTGGACACGATCGACGCCTTCCCGTACGAGACATGGCGCGGTGCCAGCGTCGAGGTCCGTCAGCAGGTTTTACGGATCGCGATTGACGCTCTTGTGCCTCTGGCCCAGCCGGCCCGGGACGGGGGCGCGGGGGACGAGCATGCCTGATGAGTTGAGCGCGCTTGAAATGGCCGTGAAGGCACGCGGCGATCAAGCGGCTGAGATGTTGCGCGAGTGGGCGCCGGAGCTCGAAACGATTGCGCACAGAGATCCGTCCACCTGGACGCCCAACGATATCAGGAAGATCAAGGGCACACTTCTGAGTGTCTACGGCTTCGTCACGGAGGGTCGCATCTGATGCCTGACGACGAGCGGCCGGGCGGCGGGTACGAGGCGGCGCCGACGATGACATGTCCCGGCTATCCTGATCAGGGCCACGACTTCAAGGCTGTGGCCACAGTCGGCGCGTTGACGTACATGCGGTGCCGCCGCTGCCGGACAGGTCCATACGTCAATGCGGACATCACGCTGACGCTAGACGACCCGTCCTGACAGCGGCGGGCATGGAGAGGTGCGAGGGATGGGCCATTACAGTATCGGCCAGGTGACTAGCATTGAAGATCTGCACACGAGTTTCGGTGTCGATCCTCGGCCTAATACATTGAACTACGTGCTGGGATCAACGTCGGGCGTTCACGGATCGTATGCCAGCCTGGACGACATCGAAGCCTGTTTTGAACGTACCTGTGATTGCGAAGGTGGCGACCACGAGTACGATGAGGAAGGACGGGCAGACTTCACGGTCCTACTGGTTCGCCCGCGCCTTGTGCACCTCAGCTACGGCCATATTGAAATCACACGGGGGGATATCCCGTACCTTCGCCTTCTCATCACTCGCTCAATGGAGGCGATCCGCGAGTCGCAGGCGGGTAACCTTATCGGATGACCGCCCACTCCCAGCCCGTCGCTCGGGCGGCGGGGCTCTCAGGAGGAAGGAGCGAAGGATGACTGACCGACACAACGGCTACTACGTCGTGCTGGAGCACGATATCCGTGATGACGATGCCGAGGCGACCATCGCCGCAGTCAAGCAGATCAAGGGGGTGCTCTCGGTTACGCCGAACATTGCTGGCTTCGATGAGCACATCGCGGAGATGCGCGTTCGGACGGAACTGAGCGAAAAGCTACTGAAGGTGCTGCACCCCGAATGGTACAAGGACCGCTGACCTTGGCATCTCGGGCGCGCGGGCCCGGGTCAGGCGGCGGGGAAGTGTAGAATGGACATCATGAACGCTGCGGACCATGAGGCGCTGACTGCCATCTCCAGACTCTACAGCGCGCCGGCACACCGACTCCCGCCGGCTGTCCTCGTTCAGCATGACCTGCTCACCGGGCGCGCCCACGTCAACATCCCCCCGATCATGCGGTCTGGTCTGGAGCAGCTAGGCTACGATCCGAATGCCTACGGCCGCACCTACGAGGACAATCTCCGTCGTCAGGGTCTCTGGCCCGCCGATCGCCCGCCCTTGTACGTGCTGCCCCGCATCAAACCCTGGAGTCGGCGCGGCTGGCGTGTGGTGATCGGGCACAGGAAGCGTTAGGCGGCGGGCAGCCGGTCGCGGAGCACGGTCAGGCGGCTGATGATGTCGTCGAGATCGGCGCGGCTGATCGAGGATGACGGGACTGGAGTAGGCGCCGGCATCGGGGTGCCGATGAGATCCGGATGCAGCACCCGAACAATGCTGGCGTTGTTGCCAGCCCTGGCCTCGAACTGCTGGCGCGTAAGCTCGGGCTGACCGTAGGTCGCACCGGTAGCGGGATTGGCCAGCAGAATGACGTCTCGCGCCGGATCGTAGCCCCGCACGCCGCTCCAGTGGCCGTGGCCGGCGCCGCCCCAGACCGGCAGTCCCAGCAGCAACGGATACGGCGGATGCGCGTTGATCTCAGGGATGAGCTGATCCCAGGAGATCGGGCACTGGTTGTTAGAGATCCCGTAGCCGTCCGAGCCGTAGTGCTTCGGGTCGCCGATCTGCAGCCAGGTAACGATGCCGGCGCCAGTGTGGTCGAGTAAGCCAACCTCCTTGGAGACGATGTTCAGATTGACCATGTCGGTCTCGATCCAGTCGGTGGCCGGGGTCCGGCCCAGCGCGCGC
The Candidatus Saccharimonadia bacterium genome window above contains:
- a CDS encoding SWIM zinc finger family protein, giving the protein MKKAPTSHHLVRANQTEVTRMASAVYQPSASQWASATVHLENRDEWRYFRKCGVRYVAIISGRSSRFYVVRADAGGCSCPWGQSPWSFGKPCSHRIAVELAALEADLIESRKQAPKARPTIEELWPSCWTDGCDNDPAPHSGGCHEHMNSEAF